A genomic region of Mitsuaria sp. 7 contains the following coding sequences:
- a CDS encoding peptidase domain-containing ABC transporter produces the protein MSWLGHQLQNESAECGLSCLAIVSTLLGSEIALSDLRRQHPSSTRGTSLRTLSDIAPSLNLQARAVRCEPDELKDLRLPAVLHWRMNHFVVLRKVGRKGLIVVDPAVGETEISWRDCAESFTGAALELCPTPAFTRRRQASPLPLFSFVNPSREIVRALGYTLLFTVLLHLGSLLAPLFLQFSVDHALSQTGNDAYLTIALGFVGLCLLTTALEASRAILASRISLTLSWEMTLRLFRQMLRLGLPWFQRRRLADALSRFDSIGPIRQLVSGSLVTTLLDGVLVLLLVGALFFFCAPVALLAVAGLGITNAIKLACIPQSIRLGAQALQADIAERGFRIETIRAIQSIKAAGGETQREAAWSNRFAKTISASDRTERFRIVQTYVIVTLEGLLLIALTYLAVKESMHGRLTVGSLYACLSYYQQLNGKVSAIVAYVTSWRQTDLHSHRVAEIALSPSEHAAHQGARDIDGYAGGIDAVQLSFRYSASEGSVFDNLDLRVAPGEFIAITGPSGAGKSTLLKVLAGLYPPSGGQLLYDDNPQTSVTLESMRRTIGTVLQEDELLAGSIIENVSFFDECADQDRVWECLRMANIEDEVRRLPMQLSTDVGDMGSTFSAGQRQRLILARALYKRPRVLLLDEATAHLDFASESRIHAVLKEMKITRIAVAHRFEVLTLADRAFDLRQGRLSEMRVKRGTGTTPVPPPDAVGDGPPAAMTAAAALAGTP, from the coding sequence ATGAGCTGGCTCGGCCATCAACTCCAGAACGAAAGTGCCGAGTGCGGCCTCTCGTGCCTGGCGATCGTGTCCACGCTGCTCGGCTCGGAGATCGCGCTCTCCGACCTGCGCCGGCAGCATCCCTCGTCGACGCGGGGCACCAGCCTGAGGACCCTGTCCGACATCGCACCCTCGTTGAATCTGCAGGCCCGCGCCGTGCGTTGCGAGCCCGACGAGCTGAAAGACCTGCGTCTGCCCGCGGTGCTGCACTGGCGGATGAACCATTTCGTGGTGCTTCGCAAGGTGGGGCGCAAGGGCCTGATCGTCGTCGACCCGGCGGTCGGCGAGACCGAGATCTCCTGGCGCGACTGCGCCGAAAGCTTCACCGGTGCGGCGCTGGAGCTCTGCCCGACGCCCGCCTTCACGCGCCGCCGCCAGGCCTCGCCGCTGCCGCTGTTCTCGTTCGTCAATCCGTCGCGCGAGATCGTGCGGGCGCTCGGGTACACGCTGCTCTTCACGGTGCTGCTCCATCTCGGATCCCTGCTGGCGCCCTTGTTCCTGCAGTTCTCGGTGGACCACGCGCTGTCGCAGACCGGCAATGACGCCTACCTCACGATCGCGCTCGGCTTCGTCGGCCTGTGTCTGCTGACGACCGCGCTGGAGGCCAGCCGCGCGATCCTGGCGTCGCGCATCTCCCTGACGCTGTCGTGGGAGATGACGCTGCGCCTGTTCCGCCAGATGCTGCGGCTGGGGTTGCCCTGGTTCCAGCGTCGTCGCCTGGCCGATGCGCTGTCGCGCTTCGACAGCATCGGCCCCATCCGGCAACTGGTCTCGGGCAGCCTGGTCACCACGCTGCTGGACGGCGTGCTGGTCCTGCTGCTGGTCGGCGCGTTGTTCTTCTTCTGCGCGCCGGTCGCGCTGCTCGCGGTGGCCGGGCTGGGCATCACCAACGCCATCAAGCTCGCCTGCATTCCGCAGTCCATCCGCCTGGGCGCACAAGCGCTGCAGGCCGACATCGCCGAGCGCGGCTTCCGCATCGAAACCATCCGCGCCATCCAGTCCATCAAGGCCGCGGGGGGCGAGACCCAGCGCGAGGCGGCCTGGTCCAACCGGTTTGCAAAGACGATCTCGGCCTCGGACCGGACCGAGCGTTTCCGCATCGTCCAGACCTACGTGATCGTCACGCTGGAAGGGCTGCTGCTCATCGCGCTCACCTACCTGGCCGTCAAGGAGAGCATGCACGGCCGCCTGACCGTGGGGTCGCTGTACGCCTGCCTGTCCTATTACCAGCAGCTCAACGGCAAGGTGTCCGCGATCGTGGCCTACGTGACCTCGTGGCGGCAGACCGATCTCCATTCGCACAGGGTGGCGGAAATCGCGCTCAGTCCCTCGGAGCATGCCGCCCACCAGGGCGCGCGCGACATCGACGGCTATGCCGGCGGCATCGACGCCGTGCAGTTGTCGTTCCGTTATTCCGCGAGCGAGGGGTCGGTGTTCGACAACCTCGACCTGCGCGTTGCTCCGGGGGAGTTCATCGCCATCACCGGGCCGTCCGGCGCGGGCAAGAGCACGCTGCTGAAGGTGCTGGCGGGGCTGTATCCGCCCTCGGGCGGGCAGCTCCTGTACGACGACAACCCGCAGACCTCGGTGACGCTGGAATCGATGCGCCGGACGATCGGCACGGTGCTGCAGGAAGACGAGCTGCTGGCGGGGTCGATCATCGAGAACGTGTCCTTCTTCGACGAGTGCGCCGATCAGGACCGGGTGTGGGAGTGCCTGCGCATGGCCAACATCGAGGACGAGGTGCGGCGCCTGCCGATGCAGCTGTCCACCGACGTGGGCGACATGGGGTCCACCTTCTCCGCGGGGCAGAGACAGCGGCTGATCCTGGCGCGGGCGCTGTACAAGCGGCCCCGGGTGCTGCTGCTCGACGAGGCCACCGCGCACCTGGACTTCGCCAGCGAGAGCCGGATTCATGCGGTGCTCAAGGAAATGAAGATCACGCGCATCGCGGTGGCGCATCGGTTCGAGGTGCTGACCCTGGCGGACCGCGCCTTCGATCTGCGGCAGGGGCGGCTCAGCGAGATGCGCGTGAAGCGGGGCACGGGGACGACGCCGGTCCCGCCGCCGGATGCCGTCGGCGACGGGCCGCCGGCGGCGATGACTGCGGCAGCCGCCCTGGCGGGGACGCCGTGA
- a CDS encoding HlyD family secretion protein codes for METFRASAMRTGHGSGAPVSISLDFARGMALFWLVLLSVVGASLFLVWYPRMESGDGYLVPSAGFHRLVAAREGIIDTVAITEGQVVSKGSPVMVIRTDSDLPQGTASSRVRQLHAEEAIRLADDRLEALGEAHRLRMAQLEAERHETGVQLALVEEVLALHERRSHGAEDGVSEQKRLLQEGFVSPSYVREIELRSLDSRQLAVEKRRERNALSGRLRAIALEREQAQASNSLAQSEARETRLAALIRRDEAQIQGHYAVLSGQSGTLFNLSLKSGDAVSAGQSIGSVVPTDAALLAEVWVGTAVGTRLKAGQSVKLKVASFPYQTYGVVEGRVLSVGSVPSTPTDLPFDFKLQEPRIRVRVALADPVIRHRGDAYRLMPGSVVTADFVVEERRLLDWLLAPFRSLPVSTTPAASGAV; via the coding sequence ATGGAAACGTTCAGAGCCTCCGCGATGCGGACCGGCCACGGCAGCGGCGCGCCGGTGTCGATCTCGCTGGACTTCGCGCGCGGCATGGCCTTGTTCTGGCTGGTGCTGCTGAGCGTCGTCGGCGCCAGCCTGTTCCTCGTCTGGTATCCGCGCATGGAGTCGGGAGACGGTTATCTGGTGCCTTCGGCGGGCTTCCACCGACTGGTCGCGGCGCGCGAGGGCATCATCGACACGGTGGCGATCACCGAGGGTCAGGTCGTGAGCAAGGGCTCGCCCGTGATGGTGATCCGCACGGACTCCGATCTTCCGCAGGGGACGGCGTCGTCGCGGGTGCGCCAGCTTCATGCCGAGGAGGCCATCCGGCTGGCGGACGACCGGCTCGAGGCGCTGGGGGAGGCGCATCGGCTGCGGATGGCCCAGTTGGAGGCGGAACGGCATGAGACGGGTGTCCAACTGGCGCTGGTCGAGGAAGTGCTGGCCCTGCATGAACGTCGCTCCCATGGCGCCGAGGACGGCGTCAGCGAGCAGAAGCGCCTGCTGCAGGAGGGGTTCGTGTCGCCGAGCTATGTGCGGGAGATCGAGCTGCGTTCGCTCGATTCGCGCCAGTTGGCCGTCGAGAAGCGGCGGGAGCGCAACGCGCTCAGCGGCCGTCTGCGGGCCATCGCCCTGGAGCGCGAGCAGGCGCAGGCGTCGAACAGCCTTGCACAGTCGGAGGCGCGCGAGACCCGTCTGGCAGCGCTGATCCGTCGGGACGAAGCGCAGATCCAGGGGCATTACGCCGTACTCAGCGGCCAGTCGGGCACCTTGTTCAACCTGTCGCTGAAGTCGGGCGATGCGGTGTCGGCGGGGCAGTCGATCGGCAGCGTCGTACCCACCGATGCCGCGCTGCTGGCCGAGGTCTGGGTCGGCACGGCCGTCGGTACGCGCTTGAAGGCCGGGCAGTCCGTCAAGCTCAAGGTCGCCTCCTTTCCGTACCAGACCTACGGCGTGGTGGAGGGGCGCGTGCTCAGCGTGGGGTCGGTGCCCTCGACGCCGACGGACCTGCCCTTCGACTTCAAGCTGCAGGAGCCCAGGATCCGCGTCCGCGTCGCGTTGGCCGATCCGGTGATCCGGCATCGCGGCGATGCCTATCGATTGATGCCGGGGTCCGTGGTGACGGCTGATTTCGTCGTCGAGGAGCGGCGTCTGCTCGACTGGCTGCTGGCGCCGTTCCGGAGTCTGCCGGTGTCCACGACACCCGCCGCATCGGGAGCGGTGTGA
- a CDS encoding HDOD domain-containing protein, with amino-acid sequence MTPLTPTGTTGSSAERFFGGHASLPVMPEVGRKLLRSLDDDGVSLGQIAELIGKDSTLAAKVLRLANSARYSPSHTISTLQDAAMALGLETLRNLAMAASLTGTFPDVKGLDRQRFWRHSMRTAGYARLLAKLLQGDADTAYLAGLMLRTGQLMMAMTEPDQVADVEAHAGEPGSRFSLESSRFGCTHADVTAALAAHWHFPADLVEAFKDANVPLEVKPFSMLAAILHLSEVIADACEHNADRIAALTTAVPELVEHLHLDLDFLRLRLDGCGDPGQDVELMLK; translated from the coding sequence GTGACCCCCCTGACCCCCACGGGCACCACCGGTTCCAGCGCGGAACGTTTCTTCGGGGGGCACGCCAGTCTCCCCGTGATGCCCGAGGTCGGACGCAAGCTGCTGCGCAGCCTGGACGACGACGGCGTCTCGCTCGGCCAGATCGCCGAGCTGATCGGCAAGGACTCGACGCTCGCGGCCAAGGTGCTGCGCCTGGCCAACTCGGCGCGCTACAGCCCGTCGCACACCATCAGCACGCTGCAGGACGCGGCGATGGCGCTGGGGCTGGAGACGCTGCGCAACCTCGCGATGGCGGCCAGCCTGACGGGCACCTTCCCCGACGTGAAGGGCCTGGACCGCCAGCGCTTCTGGCGCCACAGCATGCGCACGGCCGGTTATGCGCGGCTGCTGGCCAAGCTGCTGCAGGGCGATGCGGACACCGCCTATCTCGCCGGCCTGATGCTGCGCACCGGGCAGCTGATGATGGCGATGACGGAACCCGATCAGGTCGCCGACGTGGAAGCCCACGCGGGCGAACCGGGCAGCCGCTTCTCGCTGGAGTCCAGCCGCTTCGGCTGCACGCATGCGGACGTGACGGCGGCGCTCGCCGCGCACTGGCACTTCCCGGCCGATCTGGTGGAAGCCTTCAAGGACGCGAACGTGCCGCTGGAGGTCAAGCCCTTCTCGATGCTCGCGGCGATCCTGCACCTCTCCGAGGTCATCGCCGACGCCTGCGAGCACAACGCCGACCGGATCGCGGCGCTCACGACCGCGGTGCCCGAGCTGGTGGAGCATCTCCACCTGGACCTCGACTTCCTGCGGCTGCGCCTGGACGGCTGCGGGGATCCGGGACAGGACGTGGAGTTGATGCTGAAGTAA
- a CDS encoding carbohydrate-binding protein, whose protein sequence is MTLSHSFRRPVLTGLLAALALCGVASSALAQTKVVGYLPGWKGLRAVADRTDLTKLTHVNLAFANPSGSGAFLSNGNPACMDASAADIQYVVQKAHAAGAKVLISVAGGAIPGCSGNWQTLLQPGNRAATVNGLAQFVNTFGLDGADIDIEGAVLTAIDRAGNYTPFIQALRAALPGKLITAATASYEGGMVPVSSIPHFDFVTIMSYDNVGPGWGQVGQEHSSYAMAQKDVATWQSRGLPKEKLVLGVPFYGYGFNGYASDYGFNDILNQFGAAAAQKDLIGTLCASCGYITYNGIPTIKAKTRLALQQGAGVMIWEMSQDAVGANSLLGAIRAEIGGGTTPPPTSSKLIEAEAFTNQSGVQTEACSEGGSNVGWIDAGDWMAYANVNFPTSGSYRVEYRVASPSGARLSLDLNAGSIQLGQVTIPATGGWQNWTTVSHTVNVNAGTYALGVYAPAGGWNLNWVRITKL, encoded by the coding sequence ATGACACTGTCCCACTCGTTCCGCCGTCCTGTCCTCACCGGCCTGCTGGCCGCGCTCGCCCTGTGCGGCGTGGCGTCCAGCGCCCTCGCCCAGACCAAGGTGGTTGGCTACCTCCCGGGCTGGAAAGGCCTGCGCGCCGTCGCCGACCGCACCGACCTGACCAAGCTCACCCACGTGAACCTCGCCTTCGCGAATCCGTCGGGCAGCGGCGCCTTCCTGAGCAACGGCAATCCGGCCTGCATGGACGCCTCCGCCGCGGACATCCAGTACGTCGTGCAGAAGGCCCACGCGGCCGGCGCGAAGGTGCTGATCTCGGTGGCCGGCGGCGCGATCCCGGGCTGCTCCGGCAACTGGCAGACGCTGCTGCAGCCGGGCAACCGCGCGGCCACGGTCAACGGCCTGGCGCAGTTCGTCAACACCTTCGGCCTGGACGGCGCGGACATCGACATCGAAGGCGCCGTGCTGACCGCCATCGACCGCGCCGGCAACTACACGCCCTTCATCCAGGCGCTGCGCGCGGCCCTGCCCGGCAAGCTGATCACGGCGGCCACGGCGAGCTACGAGGGCGGGATGGTCCCGGTCTCCTCGATCCCGCACTTCGACTTCGTGACCATCATGTCCTACGACAACGTGGGACCGGGCTGGGGTCAGGTCGGCCAGGAGCACTCGTCCTACGCGATGGCGCAGAAGGACGTCGCGACCTGGCAGTCGCGCGGCCTGCCCAAGGAGAAGCTGGTGCTGGGCGTGCCGTTCTACGGCTACGGCTTCAACGGGTATGCGTCGGACTACGGCTTCAACGACATCCTCAACCAGTTCGGCGCGGCGGCGGCGCAGAAGGACCTGATCGGCACCCTGTGCGCGAGCTGCGGCTACATCACCTACAACGGCATCCCGACGATCAAGGCCAAGACGCGGCTGGCGCTGCAGCAGGGCGCGGGCGTGATGATCTGGGAGATGTCGCAGGACGCGGTCGGCGCCAACAGCCTGCTGGGCGCGATCCGCGCCGAGATCGGCGGCGGCACCACGCCTCCGCCCACGTCGAGCAAACTGATCGAGGCCGAGGCCTTCACCAACCAGAGCGGCGTGCAGACCGAAGCCTGCAGCGAAGGCGGCAGCAACGTCGGCTGGATCGACGCCGGCGATTGGATGGCCTACGCCAACGTCAACTTCCCGACCAGCGGCAGCTACCGCGTCGAGTACCGCGTCGCCAGCCCGAGCGGCGCGCGGCTGTCGCTGGACCTGAATGCGGGCAGCATCCAGCTCGGCCAGGTCACGATCCCGGCGACCGGCGGCTGGCAGAACTGGACGACGGTGTCGCACACGGTGAACGTGAACGCAGGCACCTACGCGCTCGGCGTCTACGCGCCGGCCGGCGGCTGGAACCTGAACTGGGTGCGCATCACGAAGCTGTGA
- a CDS encoding glycerate kinase, with protein sequence MSTPHDASAPPAAAAVAAASAAATPAPGSPVPGSPEAAALLADPRALLKHLYRVAVDRALPGKILASHLPPPPKGRTLVIGAGKGGGSMAQAFEAAWPASAPMTGLVITRYGHIPPDYRPRRIEMVEAAHPVPDAAGEQAAARMMQKVRDFNPTADDQVICLISGGGSALMPLPAPGLTLADKQAVNRALLASGANIVEMNCVRKHLSGIKGGRLAAACAPAKVLTLMISDVPGDDPQVIASGPTVPDASTCAEALAICRRYRIALPQVAIDALERGEWETPKPGDKCFDGHEQRIIAAPRQSLIAAAEAARALGITAHVLSDEIEGESREVGRVHAALARSVARHGEPFAKPCLILSGGETTVTLIPQPGRGGRAGEFVLGCAIALDGQPDVWGLAADTDGIDGVEDNAGAFLSPSTLERAGALGLKPADLLAANNGYALFEALGDLLITGPTQTNVNDFRALLIR encoded by the coding sequence ATGAGCACGCCCCACGACGCCTCCGCCCCTCCGGCCGCCGCAGCAGTTGCGGCGGCCTCGGCTGCCGCAACACCTGCCCCCGGGTCGCCCGTTCCGGGATCGCCGGAGGCCGCGGCGCTGCTCGCCGATCCGCGCGCGCTGCTGAAGCACCTCTACCGCGTGGCGGTGGACCGGGCGCTGCCGGGAAAGATCCTCGCGAGCCACCTGCCGCCCCCGCCCAAGGGCCGCACGCTGGTGATCGGCGCGGGCAAGGGCGGCGGATCGATGGCCCAGGCCTTCGAGGCCGCCTGGCCGGCGAGCGCCCCGATGACCGGCCTGGTCATCACGCGCTACGGCCACATCCCGCCGGACTACCGGCCGCGCCGCATCGAGATGGTCGAGGCCGCGCATCCGGTGCCCGACGCTGCCGGCGAGCAGGCCGCGGCCCGGATGATGCAGAAGGTGCGGGACTTCAACCCCACCGCCGACGACCAGGTGATCTGCCTGATCTCGGGCGGCGGCTCGGCGCTGATGCCGCTGCCGGCGCCGGGGCTGACGCTGGCCGACAAGCAGGCCGTCAACCGCGCGCTGCTGGCCAGCGGCGCCAACATCGTCGAGATGAACTGCGTGCGCAAGCACCTCAGCGGGATCAAGGGCGGGCGGCTGGCCGCCGCCTGCGCGCCGGCCAAGGTGCTGACGCTGATGATCTCCGACGTGCCCGGCGACGATCCGCAGGTGATCGCCTCCGGCCCGACGGTGCCCGACGCGAGCACCTGCGCCGAGGCGCTGGCGATCTGCCGCCGCTACCGCATCGCGTTGCCCCAAGTCGCGATCGACGCGCTCGAACGCGGCGAGTGGGAGACCCCAAAACCCGGCGACAAGTGCTTCGACGGCCATGAGCAGCGCATCATCGCGGCGCCGCGCCAGAGCCTGATCGCGGCCGCCGAGGCGGCCCGCGCGCTGGGCATCACCGCGCACGTGCTGTCGGACGAGATCGAGGGCGAGTCCCGAGAGGTCGGCCGCGTGCACGCGGCGCTGGCCCGCTCGGTGGCGCGTCACGGCGAGCCCTTCGCCAAACCCTGCCTGATCCTGTCCGGCGGCGAGACGACGGTGACGCTGATCCCGCAGCCGGGACGCGGCGGCCGTGCCGGCGAGTTCGTGCTCGGCTGCGCGATCGCGCTGGACGGACAACCGGACGTGTGGGGCCTGGCCGCGGACACCGACGGCATCGACGGCGTCGAGGACAACGCCGGCGCCTTCCTCAGCCCGAGTACGCTGGAGCGCGCCGGCGCCCTGGGCCTGAAGCCGGCGGACCTGCTGGCGGCCAACAACGGCTACGCGCTGTTCGAGGCGCTCGGCGACCTGCTGATCACCGGGCCGACGCAGACCAACGTCAACGACTTCCGCGCGCTGCTGATCCGCTGA
- a CDS encoding 2-hydroxy-3-oxopropionate reductase: protein MSIKIGFIGLGIMGAPMAVRLAQGGHQLFVHTRSQVREDVAAVGVTVCDSATEVAQQAEVIFTMVPDTPDVERVLFGEGGIAAAFAGGKGAGKTVVDMSSISPIATKDFAERIEALGAEWLDAPVSGGEVGAKAGTLSIMVGGKEATFARIRPLFELMGKNITLVGGASAGQVTKVANQIIVALNIAAVGEALVFASKAGADPAKVREALMGGFASSRILEVHGERMIKRTFNPGFRIALHQKDLNLALQSAKAMSLSLPNTANTAQLMQAAAAQGWDQLDHSALVRALEVLANHEVGSTTDAA from the coding sequence ATGAGCATCAAGATCGGTTTCATCGGCCTGGGCATCATGGGCGCGCCCATGGCGGTGCGTCTGGCGCAGGGCGGGCATCAGCTGTTCGTCCACACCCGTTCCCAGGTCCGCGAAGACGTCGCCGCCGTCGGTGTCACCGTCTGCGACAGCGCCACGGAAGTCGCGCAGCAGGCCGAGGTGATCTTCACCATGGTCCCGGACACGCCGGACGTCGAGCGCGTGCTGTTCGGCGAAGGCGGCATCGCCGCCGCGTTCGCCGGCGGCAAGGGCGCGGGCAAGACGGTCGTGGACATGAGCTCGATCTCGCCGATCGCGACCAAGGATTTCGCGGAACGCATCGAAGCGCTCGGCGCCGAGTGGCTGGACGCCCCGGTTTCCGGCGGCGAGGTCGGCGCCAAGGCCGGCACGCTGTCGATCATGGTCGGCGGCAAGGAAGCCACCTTCGCGCGCATCAGGCCGCTGTTCGAGCTGATGGGCAAGAACATCACGCTCGTCGGCGGTGCGAGCGCGGGCCAGGTCACCAAGGTGGCCAACCAGATCATCGTGGCGCTGAACATCGCCGCCGTCGGCGAGGCCCTGGTCTTCGCCTCCAAGGCCGGCGCCGATCCGGCCAAGGTGCGCGAGGCGCTGATGGGCGGCTTCGCCTCCAGCCGCATCCTCGAAGTGCACGGCGAGCGCATGATCAAGCGCACCTTCAACCCGGGCTTCCGGATCGCGCTGCACCAGAAGGACCTGAACCTCGCGCTGCAGAGCGCCAAGGCGATGAGCCTGTCGCTGCCCAACACGGCCAACACCGCGCAGCTGATGCAGGCCGCCGCGGCGCAGGGCTGGGACCAGCTCGACCACTCGGCGCTGGTGCGGGCGCTGGAAGTGCTGGCCAACCATGAGGTCGGTAGCACTACGGACGCCGCCTGA
- a CDS encoding GFA family protein — MTTYQGSCHCGRVAYEVDGEIDGAMACNCSMCQRKGSLLWFVPRAQFRLKTDEAAASTYLFNKHAIKHRFCAVCGIHPYAEGTDPKGNAMAAINVRCLEGIELESVPVTHYNGRDA, encoded by the coding sequence ATGACGACATACCAGGGAAGCTGCCACTGCGGACGCGTGGCCTATGAAGTGGACGGCGAGATCGACGGCGCGATGGCCTGCAACTGCTCGATGTGCCAGCGCAAGGGCTCGCTGCTGTGGTTCGTGCCTCGGGCCCAGTTCCGGCTGAAGACGGACGAGGCGGCGGCCAGCACCTACCTGTTCAACAAGCACGCGATCAAGCACCGCTTCTGCGCGGTGTGCGGGATCCATCCGTATGCCGAGGGCACGGACCCGAAGGGCAACGCGATGGCGGCGATCAACGTCCGCTGCCTGGAAGGCATCGAGCTGGAGAGCGTCCCGGTGACGCACTACAACGGCCGGGACGCCTGA
- a CDS encoding DUF6932 family protein, which translates to MSAVPSWSADGHVPRFLGPVERCGTRESSPFPMAWKVFRHAYAQPGRRSALIAELERLIDVLAPVAVVESLLVGGSFLDGRVRAPKDIDCGVFYRAVAGDAAPSGGLAAALGEAVRVARPRGVDARLVPVDAGAEVLIRMSAFLTNLYLAERPAAAGAGRGLLLVSMTREG; encoded by the coding sequence GTGAGCGCGGTCCCGTCCTGGTCCGCCGACGGTCATGTGCCCCGGTTCCTCGGACCGGTGGAGCGCTGCGGCACCCGCGAATCGTCGCCGTTCCCGATGGCATGGAAAGTTTTCCGGCACGCCTACGCGCAGCCGGGCCGGCGCTCGGCGCTGATCGCGGAACTCGAGCGCCTGATCGACGTCCTCGCGCCGGTGGCCGTCGTCGAGTCGCTGCTCGTCGGCGGCAGCTTCCTGGACGGTCGCGTGCGGGCGCCGAAGGACATCGACTGCGGCGTGTTCTACCGCGCGGTCGCGGGCGACGCCGCGCCGTCCGGCGGCCTCGCAGCGGCGCTGGGCGAGGCCGTCCGCGTCGCGCGGCCGCGCGGCGTCGATGCGCGGCTGGTGCCGGTCGATGCGGGCGCGGAGGTGCTGATACGCATGAGTGCCTTCCTGACCAACCTCTATCTCGCGGAGCGTCCAGCCGCTGCGGGTGCCGGCAGGGGACTGCTGCTGGTGTCGATGACAAGGGAAGGGTGA
- a CDS encoding Crp/Fnr family transcriptional regulator: MVTPAGLMLEAVFPPSSAGLIPGPAHPIPWRALLGDVLLDGESWSALTAMTQLRRCKAGDLAIRRGDAAVAMLALCEGKVAARAPLTGPLWLDLHTAWLEGRYAEDVSVVSASALVLVWPMSVAGMWLRSQPLVLEALVRATAAQLRDAQDAIRGLTMKDATGRVAAWLLAQAGAAGELQFTERKRDVAAQLSISPETLSRTLRQLADRGVVAVQGYRIDLLDRVELLALARAR, translated from the coding sequence ATGGTCACCCCTGCAGGGTTGATGCTCGAGGCGGTCTTTCCGCCTTCCAGCGCCGGGCTGATCCCCGGACCCGCCCATCCCATCCCCTGGCGCGCGCTGCTGGGCGACGTGCTGCTGGACGGCGAGAGCTGGTCCGCGCTGACCGCCATGACGCAGCTGCGCCGCTGCAAGGCCGGCGACCTGGCGATCCGCCGCGGCGATGCCGCGGTGGCCATGCTGGCGCTGTGCGAAGGTAAGGTCGCCGCGCGCGCGCCGCTCACCGGTCCGCTGTGGCTGGACCTGCACACCGCCTGGCTCGAGGGCCGTTACGCGGAGGACGTCAGCGTCGTCTCCGCGTCGGCGCTGGTGCTGGTGTGGCCGATGTCGGTGGCGGGGATGTGGCTGCGCTCGCAGCCCCTGGTGCTGGAGGCGCTGGTGCGCGCCACGGCCGCGCAACTGCGGGATGCGCAGGACGCGATCCGCGGCCTGACGATGAAGGACGCCACCGGTCGCGTGGCCGCCTGGCTGCTGGCGCAGGCCGGCGCCGCCGGGGAGCTGCAATTCACCGAGCGCAAGCGCGACGTGGCGGCGCAGCTGTCGATCTCGCCGGAGACGCTGTCGCGCACGTTGCGGCAGCTCGCCGACCGGGGCGTCGTGGCGGTCCAGGGCTACCGCATCGACCTGCTGGACCGGGTCGAGTTGCTGGCGCTGGCGCGCGCCCGCTGA
- a CDS encoding Fic family protein, with protein sequence MDRSSSPDQATAAPLPRRVIPAGEADAAARAAAGFVADLAGLAAGLPTDWRSRRAAARRREPAGIVPDLDRLDFSPLHHELSPYIAQREPRQCARYGVSVLEAASLRTWERAVDGRQIALPDLLALGRHLGPGIEIRSHDIFGADQSGARVIRFCDAATAVSRLTAHLESVTETGDDILRLARALFEYVLVNNLHCFKDGNGRLSRILLNHRLDRILGPGDYLPLKEAFLHSRGGYEITLRIVELHRDWTPFVTYMMRLLGLLMAPRVGRAA encoded by the coding sequence ATGGACCGGTCGTCAAGCCCTGATCAGGCGACCGCAGCGCCGTTGCCGCGCCGGGTGATCCCGGCCGGGGAGGCCGATGCCGCGGCGCGGGCCGCGGCTGGCTTCGTCGCCGACCTGGCCGGCCTCGCCGCCGGGCTCCCGACCGACTGGCGGTCACGGCGGGCCGCGGCCCGCCGTCGCGAGCCGGCGGGCATCGTCCCGGACCTGGATCGCCTCGACTTCTCGCCCCTGCACCACGAGTTGTCGCCTTACATCGCTCAGCGGGAGCCCCGGCAGTGCGCGCGCTACGGCGTGTCGGTGCTCGAGGCGGCCTCGCTGCGGACGTGGGAGAGGGCGGTCGACGGGCGACAGATCGCCCTGCCGGATCTGCTGGCGCTCGGGCGCCACCTCGGTCCCGGCATCGAGATCCGCAGCCACGACATCTTCGGGGCCGATCAGAGCGGCGCGCGGGTCATCCGCTTCTGCGACGCCGCAACCGCCGTATCGCGCCTGACGGCGCATCTGGAAAGCGTCACCGAGACCGGTGACGACATCCTGCGCCTCGCGCGCGCCTTATTCGAGTACGTCTTGGTGAACAACCTGCATTGCTTCAAGGACGGGAACGGCCGGCTGTCCCGCATCCTCCTCAACCACCGGCTCGACCGGATTCTCGGACCGGGGGACTACCTGCCGCTCAAGGAGGCCTTCCTCCACTCGCGCGGCGGCTACGAGATCACCCTGCGCATCGTCGAGCTGCATCGCGACTGGACGCCTTTCGTGACCTACATGATGCGATTGCTCGGACTGCTGATGGCGCCGCGGGTGGGAAGGGCGGCATGA